AAGTATGTACAAAGCTGTAGTTCAACAAATGTAAAAAATCCAAATGTTATACATTAACGTTCAGTTTGTTGATTTTGTAAAGATTTATGTACGGCACTTTTTTCAAAAAAAAGTGCCCAAAAAACGCCGGCTGCCGAAAATTTCCTAAAAATGCCAAAAAACTCTCTGAAAGGCAAAAACTCACCCGATTCTGATTATTGTATTTTTTCTTAAAGAGAATCGGGTTCAAACAGTTTGCCTTTCCGGGCGTTCGTTTTTCAACATTTTTTTAACGGAAATTTCCAGATGCCGGCAAACAACTGTTTTTTTGTCTTTTGTTTAAAAAAAAGGCCGCTTGTAAAAAGCGGCCTTTGTAAAATCAAACTGAATTAATCTAATCTACCGCATCAAAGTCATTTTTCTCATCTGTGAGAATGTGCCTGCTTTCATCTGAATCAAATAGATTCCGCTTGAGACTTTCTGCCCGAAATTATCTGTCCCGTCCCATTTGGCATAGTATGAAGCTGCAGGAAGTTTCTTGCTGATTAGTGTTTTTATCT
The bacterium DNA segment above includes these coding regions:
- a CDS encoding T9SS type A sorting domain-containing protein, translating into PVMLVSPPSDFALTQNYPNPFNPETTINYQIAEESEVTIKVYSLLGREIKTLISKKLPAASYYAKWDGTDNFGQKVSSGIYLIQMKAGTFSQMRKMTLMR